One genomic window of bacterium includes the following:
- a CDS encoding flagellar basal body P-ring protein FlgI, translated as GLGDAASLEGGVLLMTPLLRQADGLQYAVAQGPISIGGFNVDAGQGNRLRQNHSTVGRIPGGGQLSRDWDGQLLRDNRVELSLHSPDFTTADNIARRINTAMGTEAARAYGAGRVSVWVPAERERDRFAFVAEVENLSVDTDLPARVVINERTGTVVVGAAVAIRDVAIAHGSLRVEIRTRYGASQPAPFSEGETLLVPDVETTVGAGEGQLAVLEQGNTVEQVARALNELGVTPRDMVAIFQALKSAGALEAELVIM; from the coding sequence GGGGCCTCGGCGACGCCGCCAGCCTGGAGGGCGGCGTGCTGCTGATGACGCCCCTGCTCCGGCAGGCGGACGGCCTGCAGTACGCCGTGGCCCAAGGGCCCATCTCGATCGGCGGCTTCAACGTCGACGCGGGGCAGGGCAACCGGCTGCGCCAGAACCACAGCACGGTCGGGCGCATTCCCGGCGGCGGGCAGCTCAGCCGCGACTGGGACGGGCAGCTGCTGCGCGACAACCGCGTCGAGCTGAGCCTGCACAGCCCGGACTTCACGACGGCGGACAACATCGCCCGGCGAATCAACACGGCGATGGGCACCGAGGCCGCGCGCGCCTACGGCGCCGGCCGGGTGTCGGTCTGGGTTCCGGCAGAGCGCGAGCGCGATCGCTTCGCCTTCGTCGCCGAGGTGGAGAACCTCAGCGTCGACACCGATCTACCGGCCCGCGTGGTGATCAACGAGCGCACGGGCACGGTCGTCGTCGGCGCCGCGGTGGCGATCCGCGACGTCGCCATCGCCCACGGCAGCCTGCGCGTGGAGATCCGCACCCGCTACGGGGCGAGCCAGCCCGCGCCCTTCAGCGAGGGCGAAACCCTGCTCGTGCCCGATGTGGAGACCACCGTCGGCGCAGGGGAGGGCCAGCTGGCCGTGCTCGAGCAGGGCAACACCGTCGAACAGGTGGCGCGTGCGCTCAACGAGCTCGGCGTCACGCCGCGGGACATGGTGGCGATCTTCCAGGCGCTCAAGTCGGCCGGCGCGCTGGAAGCCGAACTTGTGATCATGTAG